From Candidatus Bathyarchaeota archaeon:
AATTTACAGGTTCATAACCGGTAGGCCTATGCACCTGGATTGAACCATCTCCCTTGATCAAAACCAACCTCTCACCCCAACCAAGATGTGACGATGCCCTACCAGTATATCTACACTCACAATTACCAGCTACCGTAACAAATTCTCTTCTTTTTAAGGAGTCCCTCAATAGACTCTCAGAAAGTTCTAGACTTGGAAATTTCACAAGTGTAAATTCTGAAATTTGTCCACCTAGATTCATGTATAAGGTTCCCTTTATGTCTGGTATAATCCTTAGCCAAAAAGGCTTTTATATACACATCCTCAGGACATTGGGTAGTGGAGAAATTTGGAGCCGTCTAAGAAACCTCTGAACATACTAATCAAAAAGATAAACCATGAAGTTACAGTTAAACTGAAGAACAATTCAGAGTATCGGGGAAAGATGGTGAACTGTGACAGTCATATGAATATCATACTGGAGGGGGCTACCGAGTATAAGAGCGATGAACCATCAGCCAATTTTGGAAACATAATTGTTAGAGGGAACAACATCCTTTACGTTTGCATAGAGATGCCCCAACAGAAATAGGTGGATGGATCCGGAAGGTCTTCTTCAAGAAGAAAATCAAAAAATTACAATCTAAAGACTCTTCTCTTTCCTATTACATATTCGATGGTTCTATCAAGATCTGGATTTACACCCACCTTTCTCTTAAAGCATTCAATGATGTTCATAATGTCTCTTCTCAGATATTCATGGGCATTCGGGTGTCTCACATCGATACATTGAGGCCAATCGATTATGAGAATTTCACCATCAGACTTCACCAGAATATTGAATTCACTGAGATCTGCATGTATTAGGTTTGCCCTGAGATATGACCTCCT
This genomic window contains:
- a CDS encoding ribonucleoprotein, producing MEPSKKPLNILIKKINHEVTVKLKNNSEYRGKMVNCDSHMNIILEGATEYKSDEPSANFGNIIVRGNNILYVCIEMPQQK